gcaaaacatgattttgacgtatacggctttttgtaactcccgccatgaaaatcctctcgagggatttgttttcgacaagaaccaggaagtgacgtacgtggcaggaccgccctcaagtggactcgtttctttctattggttttacctgctggaagggagctcgtcgttccttcgtgttagttaaaatgccggctcgtcgtattgctggatattgctcgaacacttgtgaggatggatttactctttccaaaagacccggttcgtcgtgaaaaaatggattgcacgggtgcaaaggacgagagcttcgtgggttccagatgacgggtaggtgtgtatacagctactaaaaaaaaaaaaaaaaaacaatagttcggGGGAGatgtaatctgtaaatcaggggtgctaaatgtgttgatgtgcgcgccGGACGGCTTCCGCCGGCCTTGTTtacacggctttggccggggtggctcgtcgcgagcagggccgcagtggctcatctccgccgcgaaagtggatcggacggggacgcggtttggccgcgccgtcgtcgtcgctcgcgggcggcattgtttttatcactgccgcggggaggtggtttggccacatcccgtgagccgcatatcatctaaatgtggctcgaaacgatagggtaatattgccccggtcacttcactcggttgtgagttCTTCTCTCCTcaaaaagagtttccgtgtaaGAAGGGGCGTCTCCCtgagtaggtggcacagcgtgttttcaatggcgaatgtcccagcgtgatgtcacggacagaagattctgccaatatggcgaccactcgactgtcgagtgagacttccgcaaccttgcgcacggatgacgggCTCTccacttatatttattttttcatatagacgttgatgtgaataatgttatatctatttttcattacaatatctattttagaatgtttatagggatgacacttgggctttaacaacgtgttcaaatactcacagGTATTCAGTTTGACCGCATCTTCATCTATTTCTTCTGCCTCTTCTCTCTCCGGAGCTTGTGGTTGTGGTTTGGCTctgatgcacaaaaaaaaaaagacatttcaaagattcaaacccagaacctcagaactacaTCACAGTCATGCTAACCaccgtgtcatatttttttaattcacatattGCCAGCTCCACTAGTCATGCTCGTCCCTTCCATTACCTTTTATATCGTATCTCCTCTTTAAACTCGTAGAATGCTCGACCTCGCTCCTCCTCTGCCGCCGGCCGCTGCAGTTCCGCCTTCTCGGTTTGACGCTCACCACCGCCGGGTAACGGACACCCAGAGACGTCGCCGGCCTCCGTCTGGGTGGCCGAGTCGGAGAACTCTCGGGGCCGATCCGCCGGTCCACGCGGCGGGTCGACACAGACCGGCTCCGCCGGGGAAGACGGCCGAATTAGGGAGGAAGTGGAAGCCACGAGTTCCACAACCACTTCCGGGGACCGGGTGGTACTGGCTGGCACTGACAGGGAAGAGGCTGGAACTGGAAGTGGAAGTGGATTGCGTTGGGAAATACTTCCTTGAGTGGAAACGCGTCATGTTGCACTTTTCAAGCATTTTGTGACATCACGGGAAAACTGTCCATATACTGCCCTCCATGTAAATCAAGCAGGTTTGAAAATTAGTAAACAACAGTtgtgagaaaaacaatattccaAGATGCAGATATAGATACTTTGTTTGCATTGACTTTGTAAGCTACAATCATATTAAAGCAATGTAATGTTATTGCAAGAGCCTAAAATATAATTCCTGTTCTTCGAATAATTTCAcctaaattttaatgatgtagtAAAGAGTATTCACAAATTGTTTATTAAATGGATGCTGCGGATGATGATTATATTGCATTCTGTGATGTTTAAAATGATGACTTGAGGTTTGCTGCATAGTTGATACGTCGTGATGACGTAATGAACTGGATGACGAACGAAGGTGAGACGGATGAAGAAGTGGAAATATGGACGGTTGGACGAAATAGTTTTtgaacatcatcatcaacatccatcatcattttctttgtatgtttgttcATTGACCTGGATTTTCTGTGCCCATTCGATGTgggaacaattttatttactttatttttgctgtttgaatTGGAGTAAACCATTTTTCTGCATCATGGATTACTTTTGTTCCCTTCTTTTTGGTGCAAGTAAAAAAGGAATGTGTCAAGATTAGCCCGTTTAGGAAACCACACTTATTATAGTGcatgtgtttatttgttccacTTTCATTACAGGTGCTCCACAGTTGACATTGAGTCATAATATTGTAATTATGCAACATCAATTACATAATTAACGCCGCGTTTGAGTTGTGTCCATAAACTACTTCTAATCATAGTCATTACCTCAATAACATAagcataaaaaataaagtttgatttGAGAATCGATTTTGGACTATGAACATCTGGTATCGATACTCAGTATCGATCCCCGTGTCGCTACACTTTGTAAAATTAGTGTGGTGACTATGGAGGAGCGAATGTGGGCCAACTGTGCTTTCGCCCTTGCGTACGCACCTCGTGGTTGAACGTCTCGTTCGTACGAGTTTCCTTTTTGTCCGCCGTCATCCAGCAAAGACCACAAGCGCTCCACCAAATCTGTCTTCAGTCCTCTGCTGTCCAAACCGGCTTGATTCAACCTCGAACGCAGCTCGGCCACTTTAAGCTTCTTAATGTCCGCCAGCTTCATCGTTACCgttacccccctcccccggctaaaaaaaaaaaaaaaaaaaaaaagtagaaattcTACCGgtttgctgttatttttgtggttaaaaactCTAAAGTTGCAACCCTGACACCAAAACAAAGGTTCAATATGGAGCCTcggcttctgattggctgagCCAAACATTCTTCGTCTACGTTTTCCCTTTTCCTCAGATTTAACAGTTTTCAAGTTATGCTGCCATCTATAGAAAGTAAAAGTAAGTACAGCTTGTCTGCCAAAAGTGGATTCCACGTTGTGAAAATCGAGACCACATGTtgtgaattttacaattttCGTCGCTGAATTTCATATACGTGGCAGCATTTTTTCCCTCGAATAAAGATTTTTATTGCTTATTTTACTAATTGTAAACTTGTTAAAATATGGCATACCCTGAAATATAGCTACATGATTAGATTctttattgttttacatttgttttatttactgtatgctTGTTGTAATGCTTTTCTCTACACTCCTTGATTTTGTAATCGTCAAATTTATGGTTGTGGAGATTTGAGGTTTTGCATTAGTTGTTAAACTATACCAATAATAATTTGGTGTCATGAATCATTATGTATGGAAGCATGTAATTTATCACTGTGTAagttatcacattataacataaaAACtgtcacattataatgtgatagTGAACTTCTTTTGGGGTGTGGCAGGATTACGCTTTTGTAAATATGCATGCAATTTATCACATTgtgtaatttatcacattataagAAAAAATATCACATTACAATGTGATATTGAACTTATTTAGGTGTGGCAGCATTACGCTTTTGTAAATTTGAGATTCTGGTTTTGAACTACTGAAATAGGATTGCCAGGATATTCTAATTGATTATTTACTTATTAATTTGTGGTAATTAAAATCTAATCCAGTTGGgctttcaaagaaaacaaatccttgATGATTCTTTGGTTACTGTAAAAATGTATAGAGAATCTTGAAAAATTCTTTTGCACAAACATCACGTTTTCTGGGGTGCACAGCCAAATaacaaaatatcaattttagcTGAAGTTGCGCTGTAAATCAGACTCATTGATCGACTCActggaaaatgacaaaagcTTTTTATTTGACAATAACTGCAAAAATTTTATGGAACACAACCACAGGAGGTAGAAAGCACACATCGCTGGTTATTATTTACCAagtgacaaaacacaaaaagtgcCGACTACCGTCTCCAGATTTCTCGTTCAGCTGTCCGCGTGTCATTACAACAAGTTCAACTTTTTGCATCATTAGTTTCAACCTCGACCGAGGTTGCCCCCCTCTGCAGACTTGGTTCAGCATGGACATTTTGAGCTGTCGCGTCCACACCGAcagcatcatcatcaaaagAAATTCGTCACCAGCAGAGACGCAAACGGTTGTGCTTTTTCATCACTTAGCAAAACGGAGCGCGGATTCATTGATGCTCACGCGGTGAGACTCTTTCAGTGTGTACGTGGCGGCTCAGTCGCTCTCGCCACGCGTCACATGCTCCACAATAAAAGCACTCAAGACGTCAAACCGCACGATTTCTCCCCGACCGGCACgcgaaaaaaaagtgcaaaaagttCAGTAAACATACATGCGCATTGCATAGAATGGAGACACATGACGGAAACATCGTTGTCACTTAGCTAGTGACTGACATGCGTTGACAGAGTCAAAGGACAAGCaaacatattacaaaaaaataataatcaaacatTACATACAGAAATGTTGAATACAACTTACTGGTCCTTCTGTGGGAATTTAGGCTTCTGTGATTATTTTCATGAATTATGGGGAATATAGATTAGTGGCTACTGGATATGAGACACAAAATCTTGCTAATAATTAAACAATATATATCAGTGCTGTCCAACAACAAAGCATCCACTGCTGGCATTTTatttaaatctaaaaaaatgaataaatagagATGGTCAGATCCCGAATATTTTTGTCGTCGTTTtcattgaataaaaataataataaattggatATGTGATTTTTGTTGGACAGCAACTATACATGTTAAATAACTgtacactgtatatataaaattatcATTTCAAATAGTGGCAACTGCATTTGGGGCAGAGGGCGCAGTGCCCCTTCAGATGGTGCTGTGTACTTCCATCTTTgaaatttgtattgttttatccAATACAGCTCGATaataaaatgactaaattaACATGCaggtaaatttttaaaaatacatactaTTGCTGTCTGGCAATTTTAATTGCAGAATTTTatgtgggggtttttttgttttttttttttatgaaaaactacaaaatccatttttgtagGTGTCCTTTTGCTGTATAGCAACAGTATAAGCATATGCATTGTTATATTTAATACAACACTGattaaattacaaaaagaaTGTGTGAGCATAAACTTGTGACTTAAttaatctatatatatatgtatataactGAATTAATATGACtaacaattaataattaatatgaCTTACAGCTATGTTTTTACGGGCTTAACGTGGCTGGCAGGATGGACCCAATTGACAGCCTCGCAACAAGAAGAAAGAATGTTGATAATTTGTATtgtatgtaaatgtaattttttacatttcataatgACGTTCGTATTTCGTTAGTTTAATGTACTGTACGTGCATTGTATGGCATTAAATAAACATAAGTCATAAAACagtacagtgtttttttttgtgggattaCTAAGAGGTTGGTGCCCCACTATTTCTCATTTTGACATAAaaacgttttgtttgtttacaaagaTGCTACAATGCACCACATATACGCGCGACTGCACATACATGCAGAGctacattttgacatttatgtCACAATGCATTATAATATATTGACACAAACTGCACCCGAAGATGCAGTTTGACAGGAGTGTCCGCACGCCACGTACATTTGTGAGGAAGAAAAGCACatgtacaaaaatataaacctGCCAGCTTCCATCAACGGCTCCGTAGGGCCGTCAGACCACGGCGGCGGGGGTTTGGGGGGAATACGGGGGAGTGGAGGGGGAGCCGTCGGAGGGGGCGTCCCTCAGGAGGAGCTCCTTTTCCCGAAGGAGGCACGGCCCGTTGTGCGAGTGGTAGAGGCGCATGAAGGCCAGGGTGGACTGGAGCAACCACAGGAGCGTCACAAACCACAACGACGCCTGAGGAAAAAGACGCAACGGAGCTAAAAAATACTGCAGtactataaaaaaaagacaatgacaaAATTGGCAAGCGAGCCACTCAAGACTCAAGTCCCCCAGCTTTTATTTAGAGAGACAAGTAAATCCCAAAACGCATTGGTGTCCAACTCAAGACTCGGGGGGCCGGATGCAGCCCGCCACTTAATTTTATGTGGGCTGCAAATGCAAACTACGTTCGTCAACCTCTGTGAATTTTCTCTCAAATCTTTACCCAAATtccagataataataataataatgcaatgtATTGTTTCCCCATAGCAGCAAGGTGGAGCATTTGGTTAGAGTaatggcctcgcagttctgaggacgggggttcaaatcccagccccgcctgtgtggaacttgcgtgttctccccgtgcctgcgtgggtttcctcccacatccctaaaatatgcattaattgtagactaaattgcccctcggagtgattgtgagtgcggctgtttgtctccatgtgacctgcgagtggccccagcactccccgtgaccctcgtgaggataagcggcaaagaaaagagttggatggattgatggatccccaaaatatgcattaattggagactctaaattgacccctggtgtgattgtgagtgtggtaatatgattttctgatgaaaaatttatatgtgggcagcatggtggtgcagccccaaagtgttggcctcacagttatgaggacctgggttcaatcccagtcctcctgtgtggagtttgcatgttcgccccgtgcctgcgtggatttccttccacatcccaaaaacacgcaacactgcacactctaaattgtgattgtgtcctgcccgttgacagctgcgataggctccagcactcccgcgacccttgtgaggataagcggataagaaaatggatgtatgtatggaaATTTACATGTGATTAAAGTGTTGTAACACACCTCTGAAGCAAATCAGAACTACATTTACGGCccgagacaaaaatgagtttgacgcccgtGCTATAATGTAGCTTAAACAACAAAACGCCGCACCGTCCGCCACCATCTGGTGTCAGTGCGGCCCCCTACCTGTGCCAGACTCAGCTGCGTGTAGAAAGACGACGTGTCCACGTCCAGATAAAGCAGAACAGACTGGGACGTCGCACagctgaaccaaaaaaaaaaaaaaaaaaaaaaaatacaaacaaaaatgactttcaatTTTAGCGGAGGGCAATACAAAGTCACAGCGCGAAGACGCACCTGAACGGTTGCGCGTTGTTGTCGGTCACCGTGTCACACCAGGAGGCGAGGCCCAGAGACAAGATGACGCTGGCGCCGCCGGACAGGAAGAGCATGCACGCGCTCAGCAGCACCGTCAGGAAGGACGAAAACAAAGTGCTGCGCAAACACACGTAACCTGAAAATATTACTTTCTTTCCTCGTTAAGACTTTGAATTTAACAGCCACGTGCACGCATAGATCCCGAGTGGTGCTCAAGCGCATTCTCCATTGCCCTGGATAAAAGCACCGTTTTGGTCATCaaaattttttaatatttaaatttctGCACCCTCCGTGTCATCACTTCAATGCGACAAATTTTATCTTTGTTCTTGTAAAGATTGCACCGCCTGCACACTGAGCGGCAAGGCAAAATATTTGCGGAAATTGCGAAAAAAGCACAGTTGGTGACTTAATACCACGCATTTATGCCCCTGTAATGCGCTGTAATAAAAAACTGTCAGCCGATATCGGCTCTTGAGACTTCGCATACAACACGCAGTACTGTGCACGTCACATTTTGAATTGCAACAAAACCCTCGTAAAACTGTTTATAATGTGCCGACATTTCTGTCGGGTTTCCAGCGTGGGGACCCAAGACAACCTGAACAGGACAATTGCTATCCTATCCGTTCATGCCCTAATAATGCAATGACCAGGACGAACGATTATGACTGTCCACGGGCATTTAATAAGCAATTCGACAGCTTTGCGATGAAGTGCTGCTTCTGCGGATGAAAATACTTGTGATCTTTTGTCTATTTGACGGTTCATCCATCATCAGTTATTCAGTTAGTAGCGTTGTCAATGAGCACTTTTTCACTCATATCTAGGACGCAGGCAAGATTCAGTATTTAGGTCACCGAAGTGTGCCATCAACTAATCTCTTATCGCTTGGAACACGACGCGCGTCGTGGCCACTTACTCGTCGTGTCGTCCGTGGAGGTAGAAGAGGCACCGCCAGCCCTGCGCGGCCCCGTACAGCACCGTGAAAATGCCCACAAAGGTGGCGAACTGGCAGGCGGCCGGCGGGCCCCACTGCCGCACCACCAGCTGGGCCACGGAACCCGACTCCGTCTCTTCGGTCCTCCAGTAGCCGCTGGAGAAGAGCGCACAGCGGCCTTTGAACGCGGAGCCGTTGAGCGCCATCGGAACCACCACCAGCAGACCGGCCGCCACGGAGAGGGCGTGAGCGGCGCAGTGGGCCAGCAACAGCCGCCGGTCCAGCTCCATGTCCGGTCCGGTCACGGTGCAAGAATGCgaaatgctgcaaaaaaaaaaaaaaaaaaaaaaaatgtaaaggctGCACGTTTCCCAGCTGCCTTGAGAGTTGTTTAAAAGGCTTTGGTAGTTTCCGAACACACATGTGCGACGACGCGACAAAACTACGAGAGCTCGAGCCTAACAATTTGCAGAGACATGAACAGATCCAGAAATCTCACTCTGATCCATTTTGCAAGCCCTACGCGACACAGTCATGTATACAATAATGACATGTTCCTTTATATCATAATTCTCTGTGCTTGGACCTCAGGTGTGTAGATAAAGCCGACGAAAGGCAGATGAATTTTTGCACGAACATTCTTTACTAACGCCGTGAAAGCTGTCCCCAAATGATGACCTATATTTCCCCCATTTTGTTGGCGTGCATCGTTAGCTTTTATACAAACGATCTTTGATTCGCTTCTCTCCAGCAATGGCGTCACGCGCTGACGTCACGGCCATTGATCGTTTACAGATTTCACGGACAAATTCTGTTTACTTTTAAACAGAATACACCCCCCCACGCACCACAGCACAAACATAGATATCGTACACACATTTTTAgagattattgtttttaaaacaaagattgCAATAACAATCGCCAATGTAGTAATTCACAAAAAACGGTCAATGGACTCCAATCTGTATAATCTTAAATGCTCTAaattccaaaagaactttgcatCTTTTGCACAAccgtgactcttataaggaatagctCATatttacggaagcgtattactgccgcacccaaaaaaaaaaagaaaaaaaggtcgcgtttcacataattatctTTAACGTATTACATAATTATCTGTCacgtatcacataattatgtgtaacgtttcacataattatgtggaacatatcacataattatgtgaaaagattatgtgatatgtttcacataataatgtgaacCATTTCATATAATTCTCTGAAACATATcacatgacctttttttttcaattatgtgAAACATCACataattatattatacataatTATCTGATATGTTTCACAGAATtatgtgaaatgattcacataatTATCTGAATCATTTCACATAATTCTGTGAAACAAATCacgtgacctttttttcccctttaaattatgtgaaacttttcacataattatgtgaaacgttacacatagttatgtgaaacgattcacataattatgtgaaattattGTTAGTTCTTGTTAGTTTTGTTCTTCTTACTACTCAACAtggatgtcgtaccagggcggcaccgactaccttagacaaattaaattaaagcaGAACCATTAAATCCggttctgattctgaagtgAATTTTAAATTATGGAATCCAAAT
The sequence above is drawn from the Syngnathoides biaculeatus isolate LvHL_M chromosome 11, ASM1980259v1, whole genome shotgun sequence genome and encodes:
- the zgc:153018 gene encoding transmembrane protein 179-like isoform X1, with protein sequence MFVQKFICLSSALSTHLSISHSCTVTGPDMELDRRLLLAHCAAHALSVAAGLLVVVPMALNGSAFKGRCALFSSGYWRTEETESGSVAQLVVRQWGPPAACQFATFVGIFTVLYGAAQGWRCLFYLHGRHDDTLFSSFLTVLLSACMLFLSGGASVILSLGLASWCDTVTDNNAQPFSCATSQSVLLYLDVDTSSFYTQLSLAQASLWFVTLLWLLQSTLAFMRLYHSHNGPCLLREKELLLRDAPSDGSPSTPPYSPQTPAAVV
- the zgc:153018 gene encoding transmembrane protein 179-like isoform X2; its protein translation is MELDRRLLLAHCAAHALSVAAGLLVVVPMALNGSAFKGRCALFSSGYWRTEETESGSVAQLVVRQWGPPAACQFATFVGIFTVLYGAAQGWRCLFYLHGRHDDTLFSSFLTVLLSACMLFLSGGASVILSLGLASWCDTVTDNNAQPFSCATSQSVLLYLDVDTSSFYTQLSLAQASLWFVTLLWLLQSTLAFMRLYHSHNGPCLLREKELLLRDAPSDGSPSTPPYSPQTPAAVV